Proteins from one Triticum aestivum cultivar Chinese Spring chromosome 7A, IWGSC CS RefSeq v2.1, whole genome shotgun sequence genomic window:
- the LOC123154334 gene encoding uncharacterized protein yields the protein MSPSGIPVVGSSISRCLALSGVLTTYGQRLAEFLAVHRLIPSEPQILELPTPPELPEDILMCIFASLETPDLVRAGSVCSSWRSACARLCNLGLFRQTQTPCLLYTSESAGESAAGLFSLVENKSYTLALPDPPIRTRYVIGSNHGWIITADDRSELHLLNPITGDQIALPSVTTIEQVKPIFDDAGALHKYQYSWYTGTPRLVDFPTPSVFSLGELRDYLFEKAFLSSDPSTGDYYVVLKHNPQSQLSFARAGDDRWTWLPPQVNYADCFFKDGLLFALDSRGEVRTFDLSAPVVTQNIVLGRMKAWIEDCNYMYIAQAPCGDLLQVWKSRNCLGWDDEDVSEHGLEDGEDEYISEHKLDDATDLSRLKPEDREDDDVLESELGSDSHVVFTDKFDVFKVDFAATKLEDITSSCDSVMFLGHNQSLCLSADEYPQLKSNHVYFTDEDDAYHHFGSMKSQRDIGVLNLGNCYVERIVSPQLWSNMPAPVWFIPNPRKIHLASHD from the coding sequence ATGTCGCCGTCTGGAATTCCCGTCGTGGGTAGCAGCATATCCAGGTGTTTGGCCTTGTCTGGTGTGCTGACAACGTACGGACAGAGGCTTGCCGAATTCCTCGCCGTTCACCGTCTGATACCCAGCGAGCCCCAGATCCTGGAGCTGCCGACACCGCCGGAGCTGCCGGAGGACATCCTGATGTGCATATTCGCCAGCCTTGAGACCCCCGACCTCGTCCGGGCAGGCTCCGTCTGCTCATCATGGCGTTCCGCCTGCGCCAGGCTCTGCAATCTTGGGCTCTTCAGGCAGACACAGACACCGTGCCTCCTATACACCTCTGAATCTGCCGGTGAGAGTGCCGCAGGCCTCTTCAGCCTCGTGGAGAACAAATCCTACACATTGGCTCTTCCAGACCCACCTATTCGCACCAGGTATGTGATCGGCTCCAACCATGGTTGGATCATCACCGCCGACGATAGGTCCGAGCTGCACCTCCTCAACCCCATCACCGGTGACCAGATCGCCCTGCCTTCCGTCACCACCATTGAGCAGGTGAAGCCCATCTTTGATGATGCCGGTGCTCTTCACAAGTATCAGTACTCATGGTACACCGGCACTCCACGCCTAGTCGACTTCCCTACGCCCTCGGTCTTTTCGCTTGGCGAGCTGCGGGACTACCTCTTTGAGAAGGCATTTTTGTCGTCTGATCCATCGACTGGAGATTATTATGTGGTACTCAAGCATAATCCGCAGTCACAACTTTCATTTGCAAGAGCAGGGGATGATAGATGGACTTGGTTGCCACCACAAGTTAATTATGCAGATTGTTTCTTTAAGGATGGCCTGCTCTTTGCATTGGATTCACGCGGAGAAGTCCGTACGTTTGATCTCAGTGCACCTGTAGTAACACAAAATATCGTTCTGGGGAGAATGAAGGCTTGGATCGAGGACTGCAACTACATGTACATTGCTCAAGCTCCATGCGGTGATTTGTTGCAAGTTTGGAAGTCAAGAAACTGTTTGGGTTGGGACGATGAGGATGTTTCAGAACATGGGCTTGAGGATGGGGAGGATGAGTACATTTCGGAACACAAGCTTGATGATGCGACAGATCTGTCGAGGCTGAAACCTGAGGATAGGGAGGATGACGATGTTTTGGAATCTGAGTTAGGCTCTGACTCTCATGTGGTCTTCACCGACAAGTTTGACGTATTTAAAGTGGATTTTGCTGCAACAAAACTTGAAGACATAACTAGCTCATGTGACAGTGTGATGTTTCTTGGGCATAATCAATCACTTTGTTTGAGTGCCGATGAATATCCACAGTTAAAGTCCAATCATGTCTATTTTACTGATGAGGATGATGCCTATCATCATTTTGGAAGCATGAAGAGTCAGCGTGATATTGGAGTTCTCAACCTTGGAAATTGCTATGTTGAAAGAATTGTATCACCTCAGCTTTGGTCCAACATGCCAGCCCCTGTGTGGTTTATACCAAATCCCCGGAAGATACATTTAGCATCACATGATTAG